A stretch of Macrobrachium rosenbergii isolate ZJJX-2024 chromosome 12, ASM4041242v1, whole genome shotgun sequence DNA encodes these proteins:
- the LOC136844053 gene encoding uncharacterized protein encodes MSDRHKTPCIYESDAKKRKMSQARDKKHLEAMSKVPVISTYFDLAAIKQPVENASEPSEEASTSKLIIETETPSSEKAEPLDISSSSSAPVYEVDTDFQGEHKHKDVQEHEEDVAIEKVSMKNQGFENDIGLWPESSTEEMIAFWAKKGSSELQHCDEQLLDKASKLQDQVKGKSGIHYSRKCSRSLLQRKTLNNEIINRSWLCFSPTTGKVYCFPCKLVNSGSEKGKLATDGFCDWKRGNDRIADHEKSKCHLESIITVAKLGKEHGRIDQELSIKNYQSK; translated from the coding sequence ATGAGTGACAGACATAAAACTCCTTGTATATACGAAAGTGATGCAAAGAAACGCAAAATGTCTCAAGCACGTGATAAAAAACATCTTGAGGCAATGTCCAAAGTACCCGTAATAAGCACCTACTTCGACCTTGCTGCCATAAAACAGCCTGTTGAAAATGCTTCAGAGCCGTCAGAAGAGGCATCAACAAGTAAGTTAATTATAGAAACTGAAACACCATCTTCAGAAAAGGCAGAGCCTTTGGACATATCTTCAAGTAGCTCTGCACCAGTGTATGAAGTCGACACAGATTTCCAGGGTGAACATAAACATAAGGACGTACAGGAACATGAGGAAGATGTTGCTATTGAAAAGGTCAGTATGAAAAATCAAGGTTTTGAGAATGATATTGGTTTATGGCCTGAGTCATCTACAGAAGAAATGATAGCTTTTTGGGCAAAGAAGGGATCAAGTGAATTACAACATTGTGATGAACAGTTACTGGATAAAGCTTCAAAACTCCAAGATCAGGTGAAAGGGAAGAGTGGAATTCATTATTCACGTAAATGTTCACGAAGTTTGCTTCAGAGGAAAACgctgaataatgaaataattaatcgTTCATGGCTCTGTTTCTCTCCAACAACTGGCAAAGTTTATTGTTTTCCCTGTAAGCTTGTTAATTCAGGATCTGAAAAGGGCAAATTAGCCACTGATGGATTTTGTGACTGGAAGCGTGGAAATGACAGGATAGCTGATCACGAGAAATCAAAGTGCCATCTAGAATCCATCATTACTGTAGCCAAACTAGGGAAAGAACATGGCAGAATAGATCAAGAATTATCAATCAAGAATTATCAAAGCAAGTAG
- the LOC136844052 gene encoding 52 kDa repressor of the inhibitor of the protein kinase-like: MDNRGHNGSDMAKALFKFLESHNIDLKDCRGQSYDNAANMSGKYKGMQALIKDKNPLSEFVPCFGHSLNLVGRSAVNTCSAAIHCFDFVQQFFFFTASTARYATLKEKLTRADKQLYVPKRLNETRWSCRADATKAIVHGYREMREALYDIMTDEENKAVARNEACNLYEKMGKLEIAIYATFWNDILERFNATNHILQDPKMVLSAAVKALKSLKTFIETKREKYEEYEAAGIRLSGTEEYTEVRHCVRNVRLNPLDYGKAEDAQMSPKVKFRANSFLPVIDQIVQSLSDRIAAYDVACEHFGFLNRLEDMDADEISSAAASLVSFYKGDLEPSLKDELVHFVELVKLDIKDNEKIPKELYFYKILLDSGLQATFRNVEILLRIYLVLMVSSCSGERSFSKMRMIKSRLRTSVSQSRFSWLAIMSTESDILREIDFRTIITTFACQKVRKPPLFL; this comes from the coding sequence ATGGACAATCGAGGTCACAATGGTTCTGATATGGCCAAAGCCCTGTTTAAGTTTTTAGAGAGCCACAATATTGATCTCAAAGATTGCAGAGGGCAGTCCTATGATAATGCTGCTAATATGAGCGGGAAGTATAAAGGAATGCAAGCCCTCATCAAAGACAAGAATCCATTATCAGAGTTTGTGCCATGCTTTGGACATTCCCTTAATTTAGTGGGAAGGTCAGCAGTTAATACATGCTCTGCAGCTATTCACTGCTTTGACTttgttcaacaatttttttttttcacagcatcCACGGCACGCTATGCTACgctcaaagaaaaattaacaagagCTGATAAGCAGTTGTATGTTCCCAAGCGGCTAAATGAAACTCGTTGGTCTTGCAGAGCAGATGCAACAAAGGCTATAGTGCATGGTTACAGAGAGATGAGAGAGGCTCTTTATGACATAATGACTGATGAGGAAAACAAGGCTGTGGCTCGGAATGAAGcatgtaatttatatgaaaaaatgggtAAATTAGAAATAGCCATTTATGCTACATTTTGGAATGACATCCTAGAAAGATTCAATGCAACAAACCATATTCTACAAGATCCTAAAATGGTTCTGAGTGCTGCAGTGAAAGCACTCAAgtctttgaaaacatttattgaaacaaagagagaaaaatatgaggaATATGAAGCAGCTGGAATCAGACTGTCTGGAACAGAAGAGTATACTGAAGTTCGCCATTGTGTGAGGAACGTGCGTCTTAATCCACTTGATTATGGTAAAGCAGAAGATGCCCAGATGAGTCCCAAGGTAAAGTTTCGTGCAAACAGTTTCCTTCCAGTTATTGACCAAATTGTCCAATCTCTGAGTGACAGAATAGCTGCTTATGATGTTGCATGTGAGCACTTTGGATTCCTCAATCGCCTAGAAGATATGGATGCTGATGAGATCAGTTCAGCCGCAGCTAGTCTTGTGAGTTTTTACAAAGGTGACCTAGAGCCCAGTCTCAAAGATGAACTCGTTCATTTTGTTGAATTGGTAAAACTCGAcataaaagacaatgaaaaaattccaaaagaacTCTACTTCTACAAAATTCTCCTTGACAGTGGCTTACAGGCAACTTTTCGTAACGTTGAAATCTTGTTGAGAATCTATTTAGTATTAATGGTGTCCAGTTGTAGTGGTGAAAGATCATTTTCCAAGATGAGAATGATAAAAAGCCGACTGAGAACGTCAGTGAGCCAGAGTCGTTTTTCATGGTTGGCTATAATGAGTACTGAAAGCGATATTCTTCGGGAAATAGATTTTCGGACAATAATTACAACTTTTGCCTGTCAGAAAGTACGTAAACCTCCTCTGTTCCTGTAA